From the genome of Vibrio porteresiae DSM 19223, one region includes:
- a CDS encoding VanZ family protein — protein sequence MLQSVKKVALVGYTALIGYVSLANDSSPDSVVPDLNSYGVPDLDKMAHLGAYTLFAVIAILALGLRSLKSIGLCAVVIAVYSGVLEGLQTLVPLREASWLDFFANDIGIMLGSLLMLWWLYPPKGRAKEMA from the coding sequence ATGCTGCAAAGTGTTAAAAAGGTCGCGTTAGTCGGTTACACCGCTTTGATTGGCTATGTTTCTCTCGCAAATGATTCATCACCAGACAGTGTGGTTCCCGATCTTAATAGTTATGGTGTGCCCGACCTCGACAAAATGGCTCACCTTGGGGCATATACCCTATTTGCGGTGATTGCTATTTTGGCGTTAGGATTGAGGTCGCTAAAATCCATCGGCTTATGCGCTGTTGTCATCGCCGTATACAGTGGCGTGCTCGAAGGGCTGCAAACCTTGGTTCCGTTACGAGAAGCCTCTTGGCTCGATTTCTTTGCCAATGACATCGGGATTATGTTGGGGTCACTGCTTATGCTGTGGTGGCTTTACCCACCCAAAGGCAGAGCGAAAGAAATGGCGTAA
- a CDS encoding S1 family peptidase: MGNPTMKSLLKAVLSCSLLWLCWARFSYASLPDTIDKIRPSIVGVGTYSRLSDQHSRYLGTGFVIQDGRYVVTNAHVVPELLNKEIKERLVVYIGRGSHPQMRDAEVIAIDPVFDIAILKIPGPALPALTLSAHNVREGEDIAFTGYPIGAVLGLYPVTHHGILSCITPVVVPARTTRELTVNQIKQLRNPYMVYQLDATAYPGNSGSPVYLPETGEVIAIVNKVLVKATKEAALTNPSAITYAIPIQHLKNLLSEVRNK, encoded by the coding sequence ATGGGAAATCCAACGATGAAATCTCTGCTCAAAGCAGTGTTATCGTGCAGCCTACTGTGGTTATGCTGGGCTCGCTTTAGCTATGCTTCTCTTCCCGATACGATAGATAAAATTCGCCCCTCGATTGTGGGAGTGGGTACGTACAGTCGTTTATCGGATCAACACTCTCGCTACCTTGGCACCGGATTTGTTATTCAAGACGGTCGGTATGTGGTTACCAATGCCCATGTTGTTCCTGAGCTGCTCAATAAGGAGATTAAAGAGCGACTCGTGGTCTATATTGGCCGAGGTTCTCATCCTCAGATGCGAGATGCCGAAGTGATCGCCATTGATCCCGTGTTCGATATCGCGATTTTAAAAATCCCCGGCCCGGCACTACCGGCATTGACGCTCTCGGCGCATAACGTACGTGAAGGTGAAGATATCGCCTTTACCGGCTATCCCATTGGCGCGGTGTTAGGGCTCTATCCTGTTACACACCACGGCATACTATCGTGCATTACTCCGGTGGTCGTACCCGCCCGAACCACCAGAGAACTGACGGTCAATCAGATAAAACAGCTAAGAAACCCCTATATGGTGTATCAGCTTGATGCCACTGCCTATCCTGGTAACAGCGGCAGCCCTGTTTATCTTCCTGAAACCGGAGAAGTGATTGCTATCGTCAACAAGGTGTTAGTCAAGGCTACTAAAGAGGCAGCATTAACCAACCCAAGTGCAATTACCTATGCCATTCCGATTCAACATCTCAAGAACTTGTTAAGTGAAGTACGCAATAAATAG
- a CDS encoding ThiF family adenylyltransferase → MDSQEYYKLAVTRNIGLVTEQEQMTLQRSRVAVAGCGGLGGREFIDLVRMGIGGFNLADFDEFSIKNINRQIGAMSSTVDRPKVEVMAEMAKDIHPSVDIKMFPQGIQEENVEAFVADADVIVDAIDFFSMPARRLLYRTARRLGKPVVFAAPLGFSGTMNVFTPESMSFDEYFDINDDMDLFEQLIAFTVGVAPRGTHWRYMDTSKVDSSDHAGPSLSCACNIATGLLTSEVLIILLNKRPPMAAPYFMQFDTYRCLYRKGKLHWGNRGPLQRLKRFLAARKFSDQKAALLKSITQ, encoded by the coding sequence CGCTCACGTGTTGCCGTTGCAGGATGTGGTGGATTGGGAGGTAGAGAGTTTATCGATCTCGTTCGTATGGGGATTGGTGGCTTCAATCTGGCTGATTTTGACGAATTCAGTATTAAAAATATCAATCGTCAAATCGGTGCGATGTCCTCGACAGTGGACCGCCCTAAAGTCGAAGTGATGGCGGAGATGGCCAAAGACATTCACCCCAGCGTCGATATCAAGATGTTTCCCCAAGGCATCCAAGAAGAGAATGTTGAAGCGTTCGTCGCTGATGCCGATGTAATCGTCGATGCAATTGATTTCTTCTCCATGCCAGCGCGGCGCTTGTTATATCGTACTGCTCGCCGATTAGGAAAACCGGTGGTGTTCGCTGCGCCTCTCGGTTTTTCTGGCACAATGAATGTGTTTACCCCTGAGAGCATGAGCTTTGATGAATACTTTGATATCAATGATGATATGGATCTGTTCGAACAGTTGATTGCTTTTACTGTCGGTGTTGCGCCACGCGGGACACATTGGCGGTATATGGACACCAGTAAAGTCGATTCCTCTGATCATGCCGGTCCGTCACTCTCTTGTGCTTGCAATATTGCTACGGGTTTACTCACGTCAGAAGTGCTGATCATTCTGCTTAATAAACGCCCTCCGATGGCTGCCCCTTACTTCATGCAGTTCGATACCTATCGGTGTTTATATCGAAAAGGCAAATTGCACTGGGGTAATCGTGGTCCACTGCAGCGTTTAAAACGTTTCTTAGCCGCGCGCAAATTCTCCGACCAGAAGGCGGCTTTGCTTAAGAGCATTACCCAATAG